Genomic segment of Serinicoccus hydrothermalis:
AGGTCCGCCGGGGACGCCAGCTCGTGTATGCCGTGCCCGGCGAGGGTGGCGACGCCACCCCGCGCCCGGCCCAGGACGTCGTCGAGGTGAGCCACCGGCTGGCGCGGCTGTGCCAGGAGCTGCTCGTGAGCGCCCGCTACGTGGGCAACCAGGTCGTCCTCCGGACGCCCCCCGGCGCGGCGCAGTTCCTCGCCTCGGCGATCGACCGCAGCGACGCACCGGACATCCTGGGCACCATCGCCGGTGACGACACGATCCTCGTCATCACGACCGAGATCGACGGCGGAGCCGCGACCGCGGGGCGCCTGCTCGGGCTCGCCGCGGAGCCCGAGCACTGACCAGTCCGCCCCGTCAGGGACAATGGGCGCCATGACCGTGAGCCTGTGGGGAGGCCGCTTCACCGGCGGCCCCAGCGATGCCTTGGCCGCTCTGAGCAAGAGCACGCACTTCGACTGGCGGCTGGCGCCCTACGACCTCGCCGGGTCGCGGGCGCACGCCCGGGTGCTGCACCGCGCCGGCCTGCTCTCCGACGGCCACCTCGAGGAGATGCTCGACGCGCTGGGTCGGCTGCGGACGGACGTCGAGACGGGCACCTTCGTGCCGCTGGAGAGCGACGAGGACGTGCACACGGCGCTGGAGCGTGGCCTCATCGAGCGTGCCGGCCCGGACGTCGGCGGCCGGCTGCGCGCCGGCCGGTCGCGCAACGACCAGGTGGCCGCGCAGTTCCGGATGTACCTCCGCGACCAGGCCCGCCTGCTCGGCGCGAAGGTCCTGGACGTCGTGCAGGCTCTGGTGGACCAGGCCGCTGCCCACCCGGACGTAGCCATGCCCGGCCGCACCCACCTGCAGCACGCCCAGCCGGTGCTGCTCGCGCACCACCTGCAGGCGCACGCGTGGGCGCTGCTGCGGGACGTGGAGCGGCTCGTGGACTGGGACCGCCGCGCGGCGGTCTCGCCCTACGGGTCGGGCGCTCTCGCCGGCTCCTCCCTCGGTCTCGACCCGCTCTCCGTCGCCCACGACCTGGGTATGCCCGCGGCCTCCGAGAACTCCATCGACGGCACCGCCTCGCGCGACTTCGCCGCCGAGTTCTCCTTCGTGCTGGCCATGACCGGCGTGGACCTGTCGCGGCTGAGCGAGGAGGTCATCCTCTGGGCGACAGCGGAGTTCGGCTTCGTCACGCTGGACGACGCCTTCTCCACGGGGTCCAGCATCATGCCGCAGAAGAAGAACCCGGACGTCGCCGAGCTGACCCGGGGCAAGGCGGGTCGCCTCGTCGGAGACCTCGCGGGGCTGCTCGCGACGCTCAAGGGGCTGCCGCTCGCCTACAACCGGGACCTGCAGGAGGACAAGGAGCCGGTCTTCGACGGCGTCGACACGCTGGAGGTCCTGCTCCCGGCCGTCTCCGGGATGGTGGCCACCCTGCAGTTCCACGAGGAGCGGCTGGAGGAGCTCGCGCCCCAGGGCTTCTCCCTGGCCACGGACGTGGCGGAGTGGCTCGTGCGCGAGGGTGTGCCGTTCCGGGTCGCGCACGAGGTGGCCGGCGCCTGCGTGCGAGCGTGCGAGGAGCGCGGCATCGGGCTGGAGGACCTCTCGGACGCCGACCTCGCCTCGATCAGCGAGCACCTGCACCCCGGGGTGCGCTCGGTGCTGACCGTCGCCGGGTCGCTCGCCTCGCGCAACGCCCACGGGGGCACGGCGCCGGTCCGGGTGACCGAGCAGCGGGCGCACCTGCTCAAGCAGGTGGCGCGGCTGCGGCACTGGGTCGGCGAGATGCCCACGATCCGGGACTGACCCGGTGCCCGGTGCGTGCCCCTGGTCCCGGGAGGAGCTCGCGGGTCCGGTCCTGGAGGTGGCGCCGGCGCTGCTGGGCACGCTGGTGGTCCACGGGCCGGTCGTCGTGCGGCTGACCGAGGTCGAGGCGTATGCCGGGAGCGACGACCCCGGCTCGCACGCCTACCGCGGACCCACCCGGCGCACCGCGGTGATGTTCGGGCCGGCCGGACACCTCTACTGCTACTTCAGCTACGGGATGCACTGGGCCGCCAACGTGGTCACCGGCACGGACGGCACCGCCTCGGCGGTCCTGCTCCGGGCCGGCGAGGTGGTGGCGGGTGCCGGGACCGCGCGCGAGCGGCGGGAGCGGGGGCGCCGGACCCCGGTGCCGGACCGCGATCTGGCGCGGGGACCGGGCAACCTGGGACGGGCGCTGGCGCTGGGCCGTGACCAGGACGGCCTGGACCTGTGCGCCCCGGCGGCTCAGGTCTCGCTGCACCACCCCGACCCCGGGCACCCCCGAGGGACCGTGCGCACGGGGCCGCGCGTGGGGGTCAGCGGCGACGGTGGATCCGGTGACCGGTTCCCCTGGCGGTTCTGGCTGGACGATGAGCCGACGGTCTCGGCATACCGTGCCGGGAGCCGCCGCTAGGCTGGGCGCGCGGCGTGGCCGGACGGCGACGCGCAGGGACGACGGAAGGACCGGGAACGGTGACCAACATCCTCGACGAGCTGCAGTGGCGGGGCCTGGTGGCGCAGACCACCGACGAGGCCGCGCTGCGCCAGGCACTCGACGACGGGCCGGTCACGGTCTACTGCGGCTTCGACCCCACGGCGCCCTCGCTCCACTTCGGCAACCTCGTGCAGCTCGTCGTCCTGCGCCACCTGCAGCGGGCCGGGCACCGGGTCATCTGCCTGGTGGGTGGGTCGACCGGCCTCATCGGCGACCCCAGGCCGACGTCGGAACGGGTGCTCAAGACCAAGGACGAGGCGGCGGCCAACGTCGCCCGGATCCAGCAGCTGGTCGGGCCGTTCCTGGAGTTCTCCGGGGACAACCCGGCGCTCCTGGTCAACAACCTGGACTGGACCGCCCCCCTGAGCGCGCTGGACTTCCTGCGCGACGTGGGTCAGCACTTCCGGGTCAACCAGATGATCCGCAAGGACGCGATCGCCGCCCGGCTGGAGAGCCAGGAGGGCATCTCCTACACCGAGT
This window contains:
- the argR gene encoding arginine repressor, which translates into the protein MTRAARHQRISDLLERHAVGSQGQLLDLLEEDGISVTQATLSRDLVDLEAVKVRRGRQLVYAVPGEGGDATPRPAQDVVEVSHRLARLCQELLVSARYVGNQVVLRTPPGAAQFLASAIDRSDAPDILGTIAGDDTILVITTEIDGGAATAGRLLGLAAEPEH
- the argH gene encoding argininosuccinate lyase, whose product is MTVSLWGGRFTGGPSDALAALSKSTHFDWRLAPYDLAGSRAHARVLHRAGLLSDGHLEEMLDALGRLRTDVETGTFVPLESDEDVHTALERGLIERAGPDVGGRLRAGRSRNDQVAAQFRMYLRDQARLLGAKVLDVVQALVDQAAAHPDVAMPGRTHLQHAQPVLLAHHLQAHAWALLRDVERLVDWDRRAAVSPYGSGALAGSSLGLDPLSVAHDLGMPAASENSIDGTASRDFAAEFSFVLAMTGVDLSRLSEEVILWATAEFGFVTLDDAFSTGSSIMPQKKNPDVAELTRGKAGRLVGDLAGLLATLKGLPLAYNRDLQEDKEPVFDGVDTLEVLLPAVSGMVATLQFHEERLEELAPQGFSLATDVAEWLVREGVPFRVAHEVAGACVRACEERGIGLEDLSDADLASISEHLHPGVRSVLTVAGSLASRNAHGGTAPVRVTEQRAHLLKQVARLRHWVGEMPTIRD
- a CDS encoding DNA-3-methyladenine glycosylase, coding for MPGACPWSREELAGPVLEVAPALLGTLVVHGPVVVRLTEVEAYAGSDDPGSHAYRGPTRRTAVMFGPAGHLYCYFSYGMHWAANVVTGTDGTASAVLLRAGEVVAGAGTARERRERGRRTPVPDRDLARGPGNLGRALALGRDQDGLDLCAPAAQVSLHHPDPGHPRGTVRTGPRVGVSGDGGSGDRFPWRFWLDDEPTVSAYRAGSRR